One genomic segment of Bradyrhizobium prioriisuperbiae includes these proteins:
- a CDS encoding zinc-binding alcohol dehydrogenase produces the protein MALNGTGDVASALWYCGPEQVEIRQDIVGPPGPDEVRVRALYSAISRGTESLVFGGRIPESEFERMRAPFMAGRFPFPVKYGYATVGRIEDGVEALRNRTVFALYPHQTLFNIAAGSVAILPDNVPPQRAVLAANMETALNAVWDAAPGPSDRIAVIGAGVVGSLVAYLCGQLPGTDVTLVDINPARAELARALGVGFARPGNVKGDCDLVVHASGAPEGLRTALELAGEEATVLEMSWYGDTAVTAMLGGPFHSRRLRLVSSQVGQIAPSHRPRWTHQRRLAAAIALLRDPRLDALLAPPVAFPDLPERLPKILAAGSGILCQPIAYS, from the coding sequence ATGGCTCTGAACGGGACCGGCGATGTTGCCTCGGCGCTCTGGTACTGTGGACCGGAACAGGTCGAGATTCGCCAGGACATTGTCGGACCGCCAGGACCAGACGAGGTGCGTGTCAGGGCACTTTATAGTGCGATCAGCCGCGGCACCGAGTCGCTGGTATTTGGCGGGCGCATCCCCGAAAGCGAGTTCGAACGAATGCGTGCGCCTTTCATGGCCGGCCGCTTTCCGTTTCCCGTAAAATATGGCTACGCGACCGTTGGCCGGATCGAGGACGGCGTCGAAGCATTGCGCAACCGGACGGTGTTTGCACTCTACCCGCACCAGACCCTGTTCAACATCGCCGCCGGCTCCGTCGCGATACTGCCGGACAATGTGCCTCCGCAGCGGGCGGTGCTCGCCGCCAACATGGAAACCGCCCTCAATGCCGTCTGGGACGCCGCACCCGGGCCATCCGACCGCATCGCGGTCATCGGCGCCGGCGTGGTCGGTTCTCTCGTCGCCTACCTCTGCGGGCAGCTTCCGGGGACCGACGTCACACTGGTCGACATCAATCCGGCCCGGGCGGAATTAGCGCGCGCGCTCGGTGTTGGTTTCGCAAGGCCGGGGAATGTCAAAGGCGATTGCGATCTTGTTGTTCATGCCAGCGGCGCGCCCGAGGGGCTGCGCACGGCTCTCGAACTGGCCGGCGAAGAGGCCACGGTGCTAGAGATGAGCTGGTATGGCGACACTGCGGTGACAGCAATGCTGGGCGGTCCCTTCCACAGCCGCCGGCTTCGCCTGGTCTCGAGCCAGGTCGGACAGATCGCGCCATCGCACCGGCCGCGCTGGACACATCAGCGACGGCTTGCTGCGGCCATTGCGCTGCTGAGGGATCCACGGCTCGACGCGTTGCTGGCGCCCCCGGTCGCGTTTCCGGATTTGCCTGAGCGCCTGCCAAAGATCCTCGCTGCTGGAAGCGGAATCCTCTGCCAGCCCATCGCCTACTCTTAA